In Lujinxingia sediminis, a single genomic region encodes these proteins:
- a CDS encoding PfkB family carbohydrate kinase has product MSLLVVGSVAFDSVETPFGKAEEAIGGSAMFFSTSASYFTDVQLVAVIGEDFPQEEVDFLCSRQIDCEGLHRVAGKTFRWEGKYGFDLNEAITLDTQLNVFGDFHPELPESYRDAEIVFLANIDPSLQLEVLEQVKNPRLVVADTMNFWIDGPRRDELERVLSKVDMLVINEGEARKLGGEANVVKAARAIQARGPKHLVIKRGEYGALLFSGEEIFFAPAYPLESVFDPTGAGDTFAGGLLGYLSSCETIGTKELRQATVVGCVMASFCVEDFSLNALRDLNTKAIEERFALFEQLVGFGPLEPLDA; this is encoded by the coding sequence ATGAGTCTTTTGGTCGTAGGGTCGGTGGCGTTTGATTCGGTTGAGACGCCTTTTGGTAAGGCAGAAGAGGCGATCGGCGGATCGGCGATGTTCTTCTCAACCTCCGCCAGTTATTTCACCGACGTGCAGCTCGTCGCGGTGATTGGAGAAGACTTCCCGCAGGAGGAGGTCGACTTTTTGTGCTCCCGCCAGATCGACTGTGAGGGGCTTCACCGCGTCGCCGGCAAGACCTTCCGCTGGGAGGGCAAATACGGCTTTGATCTCAACGAAGCCATCACCCTCGACACCCAGCTCAACGTCTTTGGAGATTTCCACCCGGAGTTGCCCGAGAGCTACCGTGACGCCGAGATCGTATTTCTGGCCAACATTGACCCCAGCCTGCAGCTGGAGGTGTTGGAGCAGGTCAAAAATCCGCGTCTGGTCGTGGCCGACACGATGAACTTCTGGATCGATGGTCCCCGGCGCGATGAGCTTGAGCGGGTCCTGAGTAAGGTCGATATGCTGGTGATCAACGAGGGCGAAGCGCGCAAGCTCGGCGGCGAAGCCAACGTGGTCAAGGCGGCTCGCGCGATTCAGGCTCGTGGTCCGAAACATCTGGTGATCAAGCGCGGTGAGTACGGCGCGTTGCTCTTCAGTGGCGAGGAGATCTTCTTTGCGCCAGCTTACCCGCTGGAGTCGGTCTTCGATCCCACCGGGGCCGGTGACACCTTCGCCGGCGGGCTTCTGGGGTATCTGTCGAGCTGTGAGACCATTGGAACGAAGGAGCTTCGCCAGGCCACCGTGGTGGGCTGTGTGATGGCGAGCTTCTGCGTGGAAGACTTCAGCCTCAATGCGCTGCGCGATCTGAATACGAAGGCGATTGAAGAGCGCTTTGCGCTCTTTGAGCAGCTTGTCGGGTTTGGTCCGCTGGAGCCGCTGGACGCCTGA
- the rlmN gene encoding 23S rRNA (adenine(2503)-C(2))-methyltransferase RlmN: MRRERSPSIDQALEALSQGTDELGPIDLKNFTQAELKKLLAEGFGEKAFRAKQVYQWLYLHLADDFEAMTNLSKGLREQLSAKVRVSSLEFNGSHTASDGTTKLTFKCDDGAVIETVYIPSEGRNTLCISSQVGCAMGCTFCYTAKMGLKRNLSTAEIVEQVVQARRRMGEVNGHIGNIVFMGMGEPLHNVDNVIRAIHILTDEQGLNFSRRKVTVSTSGLVPAIKRLGEETDVQLAISLNATTDETRGQIMPVNDRWDLETLMAALKEFPLTNRERITFEYVMIRDLNDTLEDAQRIIELTRDIPSKINLIPFNPHPRTPFQTPPEERIDAFQKYLVDRNVGVYRRRTRGRDEMAACGQLGKPGEKEPPHVRKRLEKFRNESPANA; encoded by the coding sequence ATGCGACGCGAACGCTCCCCGAGCATCGACCAGGCGCTCGAAGCGCTGAGCCAGGGCACCGACGAACTCGGTCCCATTGACCTGAAAAACTTCACACAGGCTGAGCTCAAGAAGTTGCTCGCCGAGGGGTTTGGCGAGAAGGCATTTCGCGCCAAACAGGTCTACCAATGGCTCTACCTGCACCTGGCCGACGATTTTGAGGCGATGACCAACCTCTCCAAGGGGCTGCGTGAGCAGCTCAGTGCGAAGGTGCGTGTCTCGTCATTGGAGTTCAACGGCTCGCATACGGCCAGCGACGGCACCACCAAGCTCACCTTTAAGTGTGACGACGGCGCGGTCATTGAGACCGTTTACATCCCCTCGGAGGGGCGCAATACGCTGTGCATCTCCAGCCAGGTGGGGTGTGCGATGGGCTGCACCTTCTGCTACACGGCGAAGATGGGGCTTAAGCGTAATCTTAGCACCGCTGAGATCGTTGAGCAGGTCGTGCAGGCGCGCCGGCGGATGGGGGAGGTCAACGGGCATATCGGCAACATCGTCTTTATGGGCATGGGCGAGCCGCTGCATAACGTCGATAACGTCATCCGCGCGATTCATATTTTGACCGATGAGCAGGGGCTGAACTTCTCGCGACGCAAAGTCACTGTCTCGACCTCCGGGTTGGTACCGGCGATCAAGCGCCTGGGTGAGGAGACCGATGTGCAGCTCGCCATCAGCCTCAACGCGACCACCGACGAGACGCGCGGGCAGATCATGCCCGTCAACGACCGCTGGGATCTGGAGACGTTGATGGCGGCGCTCAAAGAGTTTCCGTTGACCAACCGCGAGCGCATCACCTTTGAATACGTGATGATTCGCGATTTGAATGACACGCTCGAAGACGCGCAGCGCATCATTGAGTTGACGCGGGATATCCCCTCCAAGATCAACCTCATCCCCTTTAACCCCCACCCGCGCACGCCCTTCCAAACTCCGCCGGAAGAGCGTATCGACGCCTTCCAGAAGTATCTGGTCGATCGCAACGTCGGCGTGTACCGTCGGCGCACCCGGGGACGCGATGAGATGGCCGCATGTGGTCAGCTCGGTAAGCCCGGGGAGAAGGAGCCGCCGCATGTGCGCAAGCGGCTGGAAAAGTTTCGCAATGAGAGCCCGGCCAACGCCTGA
- a CDS encoding serine/threonine protein kinase → MERENRQLGEYRLLAHLAKGGQSAVFLAARGGPHGFFRPVVIKGIPDRNLGDRRFEALFYKEATVSSRFSHPHVVTVHDAKQVGDEHFMVMDYVAGQTVADLAQRAFAQGDGLSLHESLLIVADACEGLDYVHDFVDIDQQSYSIVHCDISPQNLMVTYQGVTRVFDFGIAQVVGETAAGGDELIGGKFAYMSPEQCRGEGVDGRSDIFSLGVIVYELVSAQRLFRRGSVEEVKEALLHEPFDAPSKVSEWVPAEIDPIIMRALERDPAARYQRAGEFGAAIRGYLTGLGVDLEALRGGLGAKVAALFAQERRDVARALRDAREQMSDQALRPASETSVEVATYRAQLVASEEALEEATARVEELSVGAQRGAELIDALSDEVRALRRRQGYFVAAIVALSLFAAAIATLSMNEVGVAATASAEAAEQD, encoded by the coding sequence GTGGAACGCGAGAACCGACAGCTGGGGGAATATCGACTGCTGGCCCATCTGGCCAAAGGTGGGCAGTCGGCGGTGTTTCTTGCGGCGCGTGGTGGGCCGCACGGCTTCTTTCGGCCGGTGGTGATCAAGGGAATTCCCGACCGAAATCTGGGAGACCGCCGCTTTGAGGCGCTTTTTTATAAGGAGGCGACGGTCTCCTCGCGCTTCTCCCACCCGCATGTGGTGACGGTGCACGACGCCAAGCAGGTGGGCGATGAGCACTTTATGGTCATGGACTATGTGGCCGGTCAGACCGTTGCCGACCTGGCGCAGCGGGCGTTTGCGCAGGGGGACGGGTTGAGCCTTCACGAGTCGCTGCTCATCGTGGCGGACGCGTGTGAGGGCCTCGATTACGTGCACGACTTCGTGGATATCGATCAGCAGAGCTACTCGATCGTACACTGTGATATCAGCCCGCAGAACCTGATGGTGACCTATCAGGGAGTCACACGCGTCTTTGATTTTGGCATCGCGCAGGTGGTGGGGGAGACGGCGGCGGGCGGCGATGAGCTGATCGGCGGAAAGTTTGCCTACATGAGCCCCGAGCAATGCCGCGGTGAGGGAGTGGACGGGCGCTCCGACATCTTTAGTCTGGGGGTGATTGTCTATGAACTTGTCAGTGCGCAGCGCCTCTTCCGACGGGGGTCGGTCGAGGAGGTGAAAGAGGCGCTTTTGCACGAACCCTTCGATGCTCCGAGTAAAGTTTCGGAGTGGGTTCCGGCGGAGATTGACCCGATCATCATGCGTGCGCTGGAGCGCGATCCGGCAGCCCGTTATCAGCGTGCGGGTGAGTTTGGCGCGGCGATTCGGGGATATCTGACCGGGCTGGGCGTCGATCTCGAAGCGCTTCGTGGGGGACTCGGTGCAAAGGTCGCCGCGCTTTTTGCTCAGGAGCGTAGGGATGTTGCCCGCGCGCTCCGAGACGCCCGCGAGCAGATGAGTGACCAGGCACTCCGACCGGCCAGTGAGACCTCCGTGGAGGTTGCTACCTACCGCGCTCAGCTGGTTGCCAGCGAAGAGGCGCTGGAGGAGGCCACCGCCCGCGTTGAGGAATTGAGCGTGGGTGCGCAGCGCGGTGCGGAGCTCATCGACGCGCTCTCCGACGAGGTTCGCGCGCTGCGCCGTCGCCAGGGCTACTTTGTGGCGGCGATTGTGGCGCTCTCACTCTTTGCAGCTGCGATCGCAACGCTCTCGATGAACGAGGTAGGTGTTGCGGCGACTGCCAGCGCCGAGGCTGCGGAGCAGGATTGA